The Pseudoalteromonas translucida KMM 520 genome has a window encoding:
- a CDS encoding flagellin: MALTVNTNVSSLNAQRNLSKSGQGLATSMERLSSGMRINSAKDDAAGLQISNRLTSQINGLAVAQRNANDGISMAQTAEGAMGESTNILQRMRELALQSANGSNSKEDRDSLQKEVAALQTELTRIADTTSFGGQQLLDGSYGTKSFQVGANANELINITLSSVAADDIGGTFAQGSTSGTNFGLAAASSTVFATSGATAQTFTLNSGGESTSVSIDAESTATSTASQINAADSLVKAEAVAKVDITLAGSVGGLLTIGNEDIDLTGETNATLTAKLTEQGYDAKIVGGLIQLDVRGVDGVTIQKDSDALPANTILVNFRDDTTNTTALSAGNSSFTLTSAIEFSSERSFDVTNGGTITGVVNELSEEQTVDTIDISTQAGSQRALSLIDSAISDIDSQRAGLGAVQNRFSHTISNLANISENVSASRSRIQDTDFATETAQMTKNQILQQAGTSILSQANQIPQAAISLLGG; the protein is encoded by the coding sequence ATGGCATTAACAGTAAATACTAATGTGTCGTCACTAAACGCACAACGTAACTTATCTAAATCAGGTCAGGGTTTAGCTACTTCAATGGAGCGACTGTCTTCTGGTATGCGTATTAATAGCGCAAAAGACGATGCAGCAGGCCTGCAAATTTCAAACCGATTAACATCACAAATAAATGGCTTAGCAGTTGCTCAACGAAATGCTAACGATGGTATTTCTATGGCACAAACTGCTGAGGGCGCGATGGGCGAATCAACAAATATTTTGCAGCGAATGCGAGAGCTTGCATTGCAATCAGCCAATGGTTCAAATTCAAAAGAAGATAGAGATTCATTACAAAAAGAAGTTGCAGCACTTCAAACCGAGCTAACAAGAATAGCAGATACAACATCTTTTGGTGGGCAACAACTTTTAGATGGTAGCTATGGAACTAAATCATTTCAAGTCGGTGCTAATGCAAATGAACTAATTAATATTACGTTAAGTAGCGTAGCTGCTGACGATATAGGAGGGACCTTTGCTCAAGGTTCTACAAGCGGAACTAATTTTGGGCTTGCAGCTGCTTCTAGTACTGTTTTTGCTACTAGTGGTGCAACGGCGCAAACTTTTACCTTAAATTCAGGTGGTGAATCTACAAGTGTTTCTATAGATGCAGAATCCACAGCTACAAGTACGGCAAGCCAGATTAATGCTGCAGACTCACTAGTTAAAGCTGAAGCGGTGGCAAAAGTAGATATTACTTTAGCTGGCAGCGTTGGCGGGCTTCTGACTATTGGCAATGAAGATATAGACCTTACTGGTGAAACTAATGCAACATTAACGGCTAAACTAACAGAGCAAGGGTACGATGCTAAAATTGTTGGTGGATTAATACAATTGGATGTTCGCGGTGTCGATGGTGTAACGATCCAAAAAGATTCAGATGCATTACCTGCTAACACTATCCTAGTTAACTTTAGAGATGATACAACTAATACTACAGCATTAAGTGCTGGCAACTCATCTTTTACGTTGACCTCAGCAATAGAGTTTTCGTCTGAGAGGTCTTTTGATGTTACAAATGGCGGAACTATAACAGGTGTGGTAAATGAGCTTTCTGAAGAGCAAACCGTCGATACTATAGACATTTCAACACAAGCGGGCTCGCAACGCGCGCTTTCACTAATAGATTCAGCTATTTCAGATATTGACAGTCAGCGTGCTGGCTTAGGTGCGGTGCAAAATCGTTTTAGTCATACTATTAGTAATCTTGCTAATATATCTGAAAATGTATCAGCATCACGCAGCCGTATTCAAGATACTGACTTTGCAACAGAAACAGCGCAAATGACTAAAAATCAAATATTACAACAAGCGGGTACGTCTATCTTGTCGCAAGCGAACCAAATACCACAAGCAGCAATTAGTTTATTAGGCGGCTAA
- a CDS encoding flagellin, with translation MAISVNTNVSSLNAQRNLSKSGQSLATSMERLSSGMRINSAKDDAAGMQISNRLTSQINGLGVAQRNANDGISMAQTAEGAMSESTSILQRMRELALQSANGSNSKEDRDSLQKEVSALQSELTRIAETTSFGGQQLLDGSFGTKSFQIGSNANELINVSLKDISADKIGGTFANAVQAGTIFGAADNNAVFETSGAAAQTLSFLSGGATTNVVIDAESSVTDAAAAINASDSPVKASAVAQVDISVATATGVLTIGENEFAFSAATNTTLEAQLQEAGYDAKIVGSVIQLNVSGVDGVSIQKSADSTAANTVGLAARGTVPTQVGADNAANSYTSALEFSSETSFTVSGATTLANTAASAVLATEQKINTVDISTQAGSQRAISLIDSAISEIDSQRADLGAVQNRFGHTISNLANISENVSASRSRIQDTDFATETAQMTKNQILQQAGTSILSQANQLPQAALSLLG, from the coding sequence ATGGCTATATCAGTAAATACAAACGTATCTTCACTAAACGCTCAACGTAACCTTTCTAAATCAGGCCAGAGCTTAGCTACTTCAATGGAACGTCTATCATCAGGCATGCGTATCAATAGTGCAAAGGATGATGCGGCAGGTATGCAAATTTCAAACCGCCTTACATCACAAATAAATGGTTTAGGTGTAGCTCAGCGTAACGCTAACGATGGTATTTCAATGGCGCAAACAGCTGAAGGTGCGATGAGCGAATCAACAAGCATCCTGCAACGTATGCGTGAATTAGCACTGCAATCAGCGAATGGTTCAAACTCTAAAGAAGACCGTGATTCGTTACAAAAGGAAGTAAGTGCTTTACAAAGCGAATTAACACGTATTGCAGAAACAACTTCTTTCGGTGGTCAGCAATTATTAGACGGTAGTTTTGGCACGAAATCATTTCAGATTGGCTCTAACGCTAACGAATTGATCAACGTTTCACTTAAAGATATTTCTGCTGACAAAATAGGCGGAACATTCGCAAATGCAGTTCAAGCCGGAACTATTTTTGGTGCAGCTGATAATAATGCTGTTTTTGAAACAAGTGGAGCTGCAGCTCAAACTTTAAGCTTTCTTTCTGGTGGTGCAACAACTAATGTTGTTATTGATGCTGAATCATCAGTAACTGATGCAGCAGCAGCTATAAATGCATCTGATTCCCCTGTTAAAGCCTCTGCTGTAGCGCAAGTTGATATTTCAGTTGCAACTGCTACAGGTGTATTAACTATTGGTGAGAATGAATTTGCTTTTAGTGCAGCTACTAACACAACATTAGAGGCGCAATTACAAGAGGCTGGTTATGATGCAAAAATTGTAGGTAGTGTTATCCAGCTTAACGTAAGCGGCGTAGATGGTGTTTCAATTCAAAAAAGTGCAGATTCCACCGCAGCAAATACAGTTGGCTTAGCTGCCAGAGGTACTGTACCTACTCAAGTAGGTGCAGACAATGCTGCAAATAGCTACACTTCTGCTTTAGAGTTTTCTTCAGAGACGTCATTTACTGTTTCAGGTGCTACAACTTTGGCAAACACCGCTGCGAGCGCTGTATTAGCAACAGAGCAAAAAATTAATACAGTTGATATATCAACTCAGGCTGGCTCACAGCGTGCTATCTCTTTAATAGACTCTGCTATTTCAGAAATTGATTCACAGCGTGCTGATTTAGGTGCGGTTCAAAACCGTTTTGGCCACACAATTAGTAACTTGGCTAATATATCTGAAAACGTATCTGCTTCACGTAGTCGTATTCAAGATACTGACTTTGCAACCGAAACTGCGCAGATGACGAAAAACCAAATATTGCAACAAGCAGGTACGTCAATCTTGTCGCAAGCGAACCAGTTACCACAAGCAGCACTTAGCTTACTAGGTTAA
- a CDS encoding flagellar protein FlaG, whose product MNTITSGAEVLVTASNTGQASESKAGQASAVLTASAIDDVKKSGSQAQQYQSNADTATQQQPLEREQLEKVAQQLQDFMGEMNRSLQFQVDEDSGRDVIKVLDKTTGDVIKQYPSEEVLSLVSKLSETAGLLIDQTV is encoded by the coding sequence ATGAATACAATTACCTCAGGCGCAGAAGTTTTAGTAACGGCAAGTAACACTGGGCAAGCTAGCGAAAGTAAAGCAGGGCAAGCAAGTGCTGTACTAACGGCTAGTGCCATTGATGATGTTAAAAAAAGTGGTTCACAAGCACAACAATATCAAAGTAATGCCGACACTGCTACACAGCAGCAACCGTTAGAGCGTGAACAGCTTGAAAAAGTGGCGCAGCAATTGCAGGATTTTATGGGCGAAATGAACCGCAGTTTGCAATTTCAGGTTGATGAAGACTCAGGCCGCGATGTAATTAAAGTGCTCGATAAAACCACTGGCGATGTAATTAAACAATACCCTTCGGAAGAAGTGTTAAGTTTAGTGTCTAAGTTGTCTGAAACTGCGGGTTTATTAATTGACCAAACGGTATAG
- the fliD gene encoding flagellar filament capping protein FliD yields MAISFTGLGSGLQVSEIVGALVNAEKAPFESRLNKKEANLTTDISAVGALKAALEKVQQSMTGLGNVDNYQKRTISGNDDFISLSSDKDAQPGGYSVKVNNLATEHKIMSSAFDAASPVGAGTMTLSSGDNSFDIAVSGTATLSEVRDAINNSKDNKSINATIITDDTGQRLVFSAQTSGVENQIKIAVADDDANNTDTLGLSRLAFDPAPAGIKNVSEVVAAVDASITIDGTVTVTSSTNEFKNVIDGVTITAKKAQGIDDDLSKLTVKENNNNIKAGLNGFIESYNELLELSKNLGKSGEDGAGVMAGDSLLRGVMSKLRQEITNSVDLGDGNSLSLSQLGVEADRYGKLSLDTERLDEQVKNDVDLVQQFFIGENKDEGGFAQSFDELMNFYTKSDGLIQNRIESKEGQLRGIDDERVSFARKMQSLESRLYAQYNSMDLLVAGLNSTSSYLQSQLDNMPGVVRKSK; encoded by the coding sequence ATGGCTATTTCGTTTACTGGCTTAGGTTCAGGCTTACAAGTATCTGAAATTGTGGGTGCATTAGTTAATGCTGAAAAAGCACCTTTTGAATCACGTTTAAATAAAAAAGAAGCTAACTTAACTACCGATATATCGGCGGTGGGGGCATTAAAGGCCGCGCTCGAAAAAGTACAGCAGTCGATGACAGGATTAGGCAACGTTGATAACTATCAAAAACGTACTATATCGGGTAATGATGATTTTATATCGCTTAGCTCAGATAAAGACGCTCAACCAGGTGGCTACTCGGTAAAAGTAAATAATTTAGCCACTGAGCATAAAATAATGTCGAGTGCGTTTGATGCCGCTAGCCCTGTTGGCGCTGGCACCATGACGTTAAGCTCGGGCGATAATAGTTTTGATATTGCAGTATCAGGCACTGCAACGCTTAGCGAAGTTCGCGATGCAATAAACAACAGTAAAGATAATAAAAGCATTAACGCTACTATAATTACCGATGATACTGGCCAGCGCTTAGTGTTTTCGGCTCAAACCAGTGGTGTAGAAAACCAAATTAAAATAGCTGTGGCCGATGACGATGCTAATAACACCGATACCCTAGGCCTTTCGCGTTTAGCATTTGATCCTGCACCTGCAGGAATCAAAAATGTGAGCGAAGTAGTTGCCGCTGTTGACGCGTCAATAACTATTGATGGCACAGTAACAGTAACTAGTAGCACTAACGAATTTAAAAACGTGATTGATGGCGTGACTATTACCGCTAAAAAAGCACAAGGTATTGACGACGACTTAAGTAAGCTAACCGTTAAAGAAAATAACAATAATATTAAAGCTGGCTTAAATGGGTTTATCGAAAGTTATAACGAGCTGCTAGAACTAAGTAAAAACTTAGGCAAATCTGGCGAAGATGGTGCTGGCGTAATGGCGGGTGATTCTCTGCTGCGCGGTGTTATGTCAAAGTTAAGGCAAGAAATTACTAACAGTGTTGACTTAGGCGATGGCAACTCTTTGTCGTTGTCGCAGTTAGGTGTTGAAGCCGACCGCTATGGTAAATTAAGCTTAGATACCGAACGTTTAGATGAGCAAGTAAAAAATGATGTTGATTTAGTACAGCAGTTTTTTATTGGCGAAAATAAAGACGAAGGCGGTTTTGCCCAATCGTTTGATGAGCTAATGAACTTTTATACTAAGTCAGATGGCTTAATTCAAAACAGAATAGAGAGTAAAGAAGGTCAGCTTCGTGGTATTGATGACGAGCGAGTATCGTTTGCACGTAAAATGCAGTCGTTAGAGTCGCGCCTTTATGCGCAGTACAACAGCATGGATTTATTGGTGGCAGGCTTAAATTCAACCAGTAGTTATCTTCAATCTCAGTTAGATAATATGCCAGGCGTAGTTAGAAAGTCTAAATAG
- the fliS gene encoding flagellar export chaperone FliS — MAHASIKKYGQVRASSISEMTPYEQINLIFSNIIGRLAATKGFIERKEIEKKGENISACVLLFGALQDALNFDVEQGSEISDNLLALYDYCQRTLTKANLNNDTAAIMEVSSIVKEIKEGWDNIPASERSPAV; from the coding sequence ATGGCACATGCATCAATTAAAAAATACGGTCAAGTTCGTGCAAGCAGCATTAGCGAAATGACACCTTACGAACAAATAAACCTAATTTTTAGTAATATTATTGGGCGCTTAGCTGCAACTAAAGGCTTTATTGAACGCAAAGAAATCGAAAAAAAGGGCGAAAACATTTCAGCCTGTGTTTTACTTTTTGGCGCATTACAAGACGCACTTAATTTTGACGTTGAGCAAGGTTCAGAAATTTCAGACAACTTATTAGCGCTATACGATTATTGCCAGCGTACACTAACTAAAGCAAATTTAAATAACGACACAGCAGCAATTATGGAAGTGTCTAGCATAGTGAAAGAAATAAAAGAAGGGTGGGATAATATTCCTGCTAGCGAACGCTCTCCTGCAGTTTAA
- a CDS encoding sigma-54 dependent transcriptional regulator, whose product MILILDNNNNRSIGLYASLTFIGEAVQLQTEADFEQACSKYQSKECIVILGALQALDHESLIKRYPTFPFLLIGETLKPLLSIANVVGLICEPFSHEITTQLLHDCQQYQRMLPIEHKHSKPHNTFDGLVGETSAVKDLRFLIEQVAKTDANVLILGESGTGKEVVARNVHLLSKRLKGPFVPVNCGAIPGELLESELFGHEKGAFTGAISARKGRFELAQGGTLFLDEIGDMPLQMQVKLLRVLQERSYERVGGTKAIQADVRIIAATHRNLETMIEQGTFREDLYYRLNVFPIESPSLTQRADDIPLLLKELMRRVNEQSGSTAKFTERAVESLKEHSWPGNIRELANLVERMVIMFPEKVVDVPDLPAKYRYIEVEAYEPQYPEELMERDAFNDIFSTDFSDYDDEPEHSATADSGLLPSEGIELKEYLAELEINLITQALERFDYVVARAAEILGVRRTTLVEKMKKYNLSRD is encoded by the coding sequence ATGATCTTAATTTTAGATAATAATAACAATCGCTCGATAGGATTATATGCCTCACTTACTTTTATTGGTGAAGCGGTGCAATTACAAACTGAAGCAGATTTTGAGCAAGCATGTAGCAAGTATCAAAGTAAAGAATGCATTGTAATTTTAGGTGCATTGCAGGCGCTCGATCACGAAAGTTTAATTAAACGCTACCCTACGTTTCCTTTTTTACTCATAGGCGAAACACTCAAGCCTTTACTCAGTATTGCTAATGTAGTGGGGCTGATTTGTGAGCCATTTAGCCACGAAATAACCACGCAATTATTACACGACTGCCAACAATATCAGCGCATGCTGCCTATTGAGCACAAACACAGTAAACCACACAATACTTTTGATGGTCTAGTGGGCGAAACATCAGCGGTTAAAGATCTGCGCTTTTTAATTGAACAAGTAGCCAAAACCGATGCTAATGTACTTATTTTAGGTGAGTCGGGCACAGGTAAAGAGGTAGTGGCGCGTAACGTACATTTATTATCTAAACGCCTTAAAGGGCCTTTTGTACCAGTTAACTGTGGTGCGATTCCGGGGGAGTTGCTCGAAAGTGAATTATTTGGCCATGAAAAAGGCGCATTTACAGGGGCTATTTCTGCTCGTAAAGGGCGTTTTGAACTGGCACAAGGCGGTACGCTATTTTTAGATGAAATAGGCGATATGCCGCTGCAAATGCAAGTTAAGTTGCTGCGCGTATTGCAAGAGCGCAGTTATGAGCGAGTAGGCGGCACTAAAGCGATTCAGGCTGATGTACGTATTATTGCTGCAACCCATCGCAACCTCGAAACCATGATAGAGCAAGGCACGTTTCGTGAAGATTTATACTACCGATTAAACGTGTTCCCCATTGAAAGCCCATCGCTTACTCAGCGCGCCGATGACATACCGCTGTTATTAAAAGAGTTAATGCGCCGCGTTAATGAGCAAAGTGGCTCAACCGCTAAGTTTACTGAGCGCGCTGTCGAAAGTTTAAAAGAGCATAGTTGGCCGGGTAATATTCGCGAGCTTGCAAACTTAGTTGAGCGAATGGTGATAATGTTCCCGGAAAAAGTGGTAGATGTTCCCGACTTACCGGCTAAGTATCGTTATATTGAAGTTGAAGCCTATGAGCCACAGTATCCAGAAGAGTTAATGGAGCGCGATGCTTTTAACGACATATTTAGCACCGACTTTAGCGATTATGACGATGAACCCGAACACTCTGCAACAGCAGATTCAGGCTTGTTACCCAGCGAAGGGATTGAGCTTAAAGAATACTTAGCCGAGCTAGAAATTAACTTAATTACTCAAGCATTAGAACGCTTTGATTATGTAGTTGCTCGCGCCGCCGAAATACTCGGAGTACGCCGCACTACTTTGGTCGAAAAAATGAAAAAATATAACTTGTCGAGAGATTAA
- a CDS encoding DNA-3-methyladenine glycosylase I, translated as MTKQSRCSWLDTSKPDYVAYHDNEWGVPVYDDKKLFEFLTLESAQAGLSWYTILKKRNGYRNAFANFDVHKVAAFTEQDIERLMLDAGIVRNRLKIAATVNNAKCFIKIQQEFGSFSNYQWQFVGNKPQVSNLNSADDAPAITPISSAFAKDLKKRGFKFLGPTTVYAHMQACGMVNDHSNNCFRKEEVKKLGARQTV; from the coding sequence ATGACCAAGCAATCTCGCTGCTCATGGCTCGACACCAGTAAACCCGACTACGTTGCATACCACGATAACGAATGGGGAGTGCCAGTATATGACGATAAAAAACTGTTTGAATTTTTAACGCTGGAGTCGGCGCAAGCAGGCTTGAGTTGGTACACCATTTTAAAAAAGCGTAATGGTTATAGAAATGCTTTTGCCAACTTTGATGTACACAAAGTAGCAGCATTTACCGAGCAAGATATTGAGCGACTAATGCTTGATGCAGGTATTGTGCGTAATCGCTTAAAAATTGCTGCTACTGTAAATAACGCCAAATGCTTTATTAAAATTCAGCAAGAATTTGGCAGCTTTAGTAACTATCAATGGCAGTTTGTTGGCAATAAGCCGCAAGTAAGTAATTTAAATTCTGCTGACGACGCCCCAGCAATTACCCCTATCTCAAGCGCATTTGCTAAAGATTTAAAAAAGCGTGGTTTTAAGTTTTTAGGGCCAACAACCGTATACGCCCATATGCAAGCCTGCGGTATGGTTAACGATCACAGTAATAACTGTTTTAGAAAAGAAGAAGTTAAAAAACTAGGGGCTAGGCAAACAGTCTGA
- a CDS encoding sensor histidine kinase: MALASVLKPQFISANQYNPCLLQEEYIGELSDLRKQASWLSHLVDTMPAGVIVLDGKGMIAKANQIAIDMLGEPLEGEKWFSVIQRSFRPQQDDGHEVSLKDGRLIKLDITALAPEPGQLILMTDLSETRRLQKRVAHMQRLSALGKMVASLAHQVRTPLSAAMLYAANLGSKRLPEASRDNFQTKLMSRLKDLENQVNDMLLFAKSGDQHVVEQVSMQQLLSEVKAGADAMVTLNNSELGVSLPEPDITILGNKTALASAIQNLIHNSIQIIGAGAQVQVSAMRDLQTPDFVRISVSDNGPGVDLQQVDKLFEPFFTTSSQGTGLGLAVVSSVANAHQGRIEVTNNVHGGACFNLLLPISAASKLEESL; the protein is encoded by the coding sequence ATGGCACTTGCTAGTGTGTTAAAACCACAGTTTATTTCTGCAAATCAGTATAACCCATGTTTACTTCAAGAGGAGTATATAGGGGAGTTAAGCGATCTGCGTAAACAGGCTAGTTGGCTTTCGCATTTAGTAGATACTATGCCTGCAGGAGTAATAGTGCTTGATGGTAAAGGCATGATAGCGAAAGCGAATCAAATTGCGATTGATATGCTTGGCGAGCCGTTAGAAGGCGAAAAGTGGTTTAGTGTTATTCAGCGCTCTTTTCGGCCTCAGCAAGATGATGGCCACGAAGTGTCTTTAAAAGACGGACGCTTAATAAAACTTGATATTACCGCACTTGCACCAGAGCCAGGGCAACTAATTTTAATGACAGATTTGAGCGAAACCCGCCGCTTACAAAAGCGGGTTGCGCATATGCAGCGCTTAAGTGCGCTGGGTAAAATGGTGGCATCGTTGGCGCACCAAGTACGTACGCCGCTGTCGGCGGCTATGCTTTATGCTGCTAATTTAGGCTCAAAACGCTTACCCGAAGCGTCGCGCGATAATTTTCAAACGAAATTAATGTCGCGTTTAAAAGATTTAGAAAACCAAGTAAACGACATGCTGTTATTTGCTAAAAGTGGCGATCAGCATGTGGTTGAGCAGGTATCTATGCAGCAATTATTAAGCGAAGTAAAAGCCGGTGCAGATGCCATGGTAACGCTTAATAACAGTGAGCTTGGTGTAAGCTTACCTGAGCCCGACATTACTATTTTAGGAAATAAAACCGCGCTTGCTAGTGCGATTCAAAACCTGATTCATAACAGTATTCAAATTATAGGCGCTGGGGCACAAGTGCAAGTAAGTGCAATGCGCGATTTGCAAACCCCAGACTTTGTACGCATTAGCGTGAGTGATAATGGCCCAGGTGTTGACCTACAGCAGGTAGATAAACTGTTTGAACCATTTTTTACCACTAGCAGCCAAGGCACAGGCTTAGGGTTGGCGGTTGTTAGCTCTGTTGCTAATGCGCACCAAGGGCGTATTGAGGTGACTAATAATGTACATGGCGGCGCTTGTTTTAACTTGTTATTGCCAATTAGCGCAGCATCTAAATTAGAGGAATCGTTATGA
- a CDS encoding sigma-54-dependent transcriptional regulator: MSNTILVVEDDAGLREALIDTLEMSGIECVAADSAEQAMLLLKKESFSLVVSDVQMGAMSGLDLLRSIKLNYPDLPVLMMTAYATIDDAVEAMRLGAIDYMAKPFAPEVLLNMVSRYLPEKPKETDGPIVADPTSIQLLELASRVAKSDASVMVLGPSGSGKEVLARFIHDKSARAAKPFVAINCAAIPENMLEATLFGYEKGAFTGAIQACPGKFEQAQGGTILLDEITEMDLGLQVKLLRVLQEREVERLGSRKTIALDVRILATSNRNLKQAVADNQFREDLYYRLNVFPLMWRPLCERPGDIIVLAKHLIERHLIKAKQPLAILDKQAEQKLLSHTWPGNVRELDNVIQRALILRSGNSIGEQAIFIENLAPSNFVVEPAISESALTSAYYDNKTTTITNDEKLGDEKPDERIPNEQKSDLLAQDTGSYKDELKDKEHRIILETLARCQGKRKDVAETLGISPRTLRYKLAQMRDLGISLPA, translated from the coding sequence ATGAGTAATACTATTTTAGTTGTAGAGGACGACGCAGGGCTTCGCGAAGCATTAATAGATACCCTAGAAATGTCGGGTATTGAATGCGTTGCTGCCGACAGTGCAGAGCAGGCGATGTTACTACTAAAAAAAGAATCCTTTTCGTTAGTGGTGAGCGATGTGCAAATGGGCGCTATGAGCGGCCTAGATTTATTGCGCAGTATTAAATTAAATTACCCCGATTTACCGGTATTAATGATGACCGCCTACGCAACTATTGATGATGCGGTAGAGGCAATGCGCTTAGGCGCGATTGATTATATGGCCAAACCATTTGCACCCGAGGTGCTATTAAATATGGTGAGCCGCTATTTGCCCGAAAAACCCAAAGAAACCGACGGCCCTATTGTTGCCGACCCAACGAGTATTCAATTACTGGAGCTTGCAAGCAGGGTAGCTAAATCAGACGCCAGTGTTATGGTGCTGGGGCCAAGTGGTTCGGGTAAAGAAGTATTGGCGCGGTTTATTCATGATAAATCAGCGCGTGCAGCAAAGCCTTTTGTGGCTATTAACTGTGCAGCTATTCCTGAAAACATGCTAGAAGCAACATTATTTGGCTACGAAAAAGGCGCGTTTACTGGCGCGATTCAGGCATGCCCAGGTAAGTTTGAGCAAGCACAGGGCGGTACTATTTTACTTGATGAAATTACCGAAATGGATTTAGGCTTACAAGTTAAACTACTGCGTGTATTACAAGAGCGCGAAGTTGAGCGCTTAGGTAGTCGTAAAACCATTGCGCTAGATGTACGCATACTCGCAACCAGTAATCGCAATTTAAAACAAGCGGTTGCGGATAATCAGTTTAGGGAAGATTTATATTATCGCCTTAACGTTTTTCCGCTTATGTGGCGGCCATTGTGCGAGCGCCCTGGCGATATAATTGTGTTGGCAAAGCACTTAATTGAACGCCATTTAATTAAAGCTAAGCAGCCGCTGGCTATTTTAGATAAGCAAGCTGAGCAAAAGCTCCTTAGCCATACATGGCCAGGTAATGTGCGCGAGCTTGATAACGTAATTCAACGTGCGCTTATACTGCGCAGTGGCAACAGCATAGGTGAGCAAGCTATTTTTATTGAAAATTTAGCCCCAAGTAACTTTGTAGTAGAGCCAGCAATTAGTGAAAGTGCGTTAACTAGTGCTTATTACGATAATAAAACAACGACCATTACTAATGACGAAAAATTGGGTGATGAAAAGCCTGATGAGCGAATACCGAACGAGCAAAAATCAGATTTACTCGCTCAAGATACTGGCAGTTATAAAGATGAGCTTAAAGATAAAGAGCATCGAATTATTTTAGAAACACTCGCGCGTTGCCAAGGCAAGCGTAAAGATGTAGCCGAAACCTTGGGGATTAGCCCGCGAACTTTACGTTATAAACTGGCGCAAATGCGCGACTTAGGTATTTCACTTCCTGCATAA
- the fliE gene encoding flagellar hook-basal body complex protein FliE: MKIQNSAVFQEMQSMALEAGRNNQINKLPTQVQSTSSAQFGDMLSNALNTVHELQQDTGQKVKAVEMGDRSVSLAEAMIASQKSSVAFEATVQVRNKLVEAYKEIMNMPV; encoded by the coding sequence ATGAAAATTCAAAATAGCGCTGTATTTCAAGAAATGCAATCTATGGCCTTAGAAGCGGGCCGTAATAATCAAATTAATAAATTGCCTACGCAAGTTCAGTCTACGTCATCAGCACAATTTGGCGATATGCTAAGTAATGCGCTTAATACTGTGCATGAGTTACAGCAAGACACAGGTCAAAAAGTAAAAGCGGTTGAAATGGGCGACAGAAGCGTATCGCTTGCAGAGGCAATGATTGCTTCGCAAAAATCATCTGTTGCATTTGAAGCGACCGTACAAGTGCGTAATAAACTTGTTGAAGCTTACAAAGAAATCATGAATATGCCTGTTTAA